The Hahella sp. HNIBRBA332 genome window below encodes:
- a CDS encoding VOC family protein, translated as MYINHVLIRSKDLTAMTTFLVEVIGLRNGDRPGFRFPGAWLYSDDRPIVHLVGADASDEEQAAYLGDNTLEGRGAVDHVALAGADYEQLLSRLRHHGATYSERTVPASREHQVFVEGPEGLKLELLFAEDKTPYPS; from the coding sequence ATGTATATCAATCATGTTCTGATTCGCAGCAAAGACCTGACGGCCATGACGACGTTTCTCGTAGAGGTCATCGGACTCAGGAACGGCGACCGTCCCGGCTTCCGCTTCCCCGGCGCCTGGCTGTACAGCGACGACCGCCCCATCGTTCATTTGGTCGGCGCGGATGCGTCGGACGAAGAGCAGGCCGCCTATCTTGGCGATAACACGCTGGAAGGACGCGGCGCAGTTGATCATGTGGCGCTGGCGGGCGCCGATTACGAGCAACTCTTATCCCGTTTACGGCATCACGGCGCGACTTATAGCGAGCGCACCGTGCCCGCTTCACGAGAACATCAGGTTTTTGTGGAAGGTCCGGAGGGACTGAAGCTGGAACTGTTGTTCGCCGAAGACAAAACCCCTTACCCCTCTTGA
- a CDS encoding LysR family transcriptional regulator, whose protein sequence is MDKLAGLTAFVKVAEAESFAKAAREMGLSRSQVNRQVIALEDELGVTLLARTTRQVSLTPTGQAFYLRAKSILNDLQEAETAIQSDHAEPQGDLKINAPMSFGTLHLSSSLADFMTRYPNIRVQLVLDDRFIDPVSEGFDITVRVAETREAPSLIEHTIVEAKRLLCASPGYLQQYGRPRTIKELASRPCLHYGNLASGYTWRLRRGDAPETSVRVNGVLCCNNAEALRDAAVAGLGVALLPTFIAGPELQTGRLVSVLPEYQAPPVYLSLLYPPNRHLAARVRVFVKFMQDRFGDPPYWDLIS, encoded by the coding sequence ATGGACAAACTCGCGGGGCTTACAGCCTTCGTAAAGGTGGCGGAAGCTGAGAGCTTCGCCAAGGCGGCGCGAGAGATGGGACTGTCGCGCTCGCAGGTGAATCGACAGGTGATTGCGCTGGAGGACGAACTGGGCGTCACCCTGCTGGCCCGCACGACGCGACAAGTCTCTCTCACCCCGACCGGGCAGGCGTTTTATCTGCGCGCAAAATCCATTCTTAACGATCTGCAGGAAGCGGAAACCGCCATTCAATCCGACCATGCGGAGCCGCAGGGAGATCTGAAAATCAACGCGCCCATGTCTTTCGGCACCTTGCATTTGAGTTCCTCCCTGGCGGACTTCATGACGCGCTATCCCAACATCCGCGTGCAACTGGTGTTGGACGACCGCTTCATCGATCCGGTGTCGGAAGGTTTCGACATTACGGTGAGAGTGGCGGAAACCCGCGAAGCGCCTTCGTTGATTGAACATACCATCGTCGAAGCAAAACGCCTGTTGTGCGCGTCTCCGGGATATCTGCAGCAGTATGGTCGCCCTCGCACCATCAAAGAACTCGCCAGCCGTCCTTGTCTGCATTACGGCAATCTCGCCTCCGGCTACACGTGGCGCCTGCGTCGCGGCGACGCCCCGGAAACCAGCGTACGGGTGAATGGCGTGCTGTGCTGCAATAACGCGGAAGCGCTGCGCGACGCAGCGGTAGCGGGGCTTGGCGTCGCCTTGTTGCCCACGTTTATCGCCGGCCCTGAGCTGCAAACGGGACGTCTGGTGAGCGTGCTGCCGGAGTATCAGGCGCCGCCGGTTTATCTGAGCCTGTTATACCCGCCTAACCGGCATTTGGCGGCCCGGGTTCGCGTTTTCGTCAAGTTCATGCAGGATCGTTTTGGCGATCCGCCCTATTGGGATCTGATTTCGTGA
- a CDS encoding DsbA family protein, which translates to MVELDYFYDPICGWCYGAAPLISKAREMMPVNLRAGGLMIGANRQPVNDALRDYVMAHDQRIQTLTGQPFGDAYFNGLLRDHDAVFDSEPPIRAVLATESLGGDALAMLHRLQQAHYVEGERIADLATLTRLAQSIGLDGERFTAQMSVNASSAAAHIQSTRREMTRLSLRGYPSLALIIDGSVVPVTVGPYLGKPVAFATHLESLIGSKAQNDDTDDAPFCTPDGCS; encoded by the coding sequence GTGGTAGAACTCGACTACTTTTACGATCCCATCTGCGGGTGGTGCTACGGCGCCGCGCCGCTGATCAGCAAGGCGCGGGAAATGATGCCGGTTAATCTGCGCGCCGGCGGGTTGATGATCGGCGCCAATCGACAGCCGGTGAACGACGCGCTGCGCGATTACGTGATGGCCCATGATCAGCGGATTCAGACTCTGACCGGCCAGCCATTCGGGGATGCTTATTTCAATGGCCTGCTGCGGGATCATGACGCCGTTTTCGACTCCGAGCCGCCAATCCGAGCGGTGCTGGCGACGGAGAGCCTGGGCGGCGACGCACTGGCGATGCTGCACCGCCTGCAACAGGCGCATTATGTCGAAGGCGAGCGTATCGCCGACCTGGCGACCTTGACCCGCCTGGCGCAAAGCATCGGCCTGGACGGCGAACGCTTCACCGCGCAGATGTCCGTCAATGCCAGCTCCGCCGCCGCGCATATACAGTCGACGCGACGGGAGATGACGCGCCTGAGCCTGCGCGGCTATCCTTCTCTGGCGCTGATTATCGACGGCTCAGTGGTTCCGGTGACCGTCGGCCCTTATCTCGGCAAACCCGTCGCCTTCGCTACTCACTTGGAGTCGCTGATAGGAAGCAAGGCGCAGAATGACGACACGGACGATGCCCCCTTCTGTACGCCTGACGGCTGTTCCTGA
- a CDS encoding alkene reductase: MHYPLLFNPGVIGALDIPNRIVMAPMTRARTEQPEDAPRDLMAVYYAQRAQAGLIVSEATQISAQGKGYSFTPGIYTNAQIAGWRKVTDAVHAVGGRIFCQLWHVGRMSHASLHEDGKPVAPSAIAPDAKVWIVGEDGVGQMLDCPTPRALSQADIQAIIRDYRQAALNAMEAGFDGVEIHGANGYLIDQFLRATANQRDDDYGGSLDKRIRFVQEVARTVCDAIGSHRVGIRLSPFITQRGMDDPEAPGAILTAAKTFDELGMAYIHLAEADWDDAPPVPDSFRRQLRETFSGAVIVAGNYNADKANAILKAGYADYVAFGRMFLANPDLPYRLQHNLELNAISDPATLFGGDAAGYTDYPAYSGGA, from the coding sequence ATGCATTATCCATTACTGTTTAACCCGGGCGTTATTGGCGCACTGGACATCCCCAATCGCATTGTCATGGCGCCGATGACCCGCGCCCGCACCGAACAGCCTGAAGACGCGCCTCGCGATCTCATGGCGGTCTATTACGCCCAGCGGGCGCAAGCTGGACTCATCGTCAGCGAAGCCACGCAGATTTCCGCACAGGGCAAAGGCTACTCCTTCACGCCCGGGATCTACACCAACGCACAGATCGCCGGCTGGCGCAAAGTCACGGATGCCGTCCATGCCGTTGGCGGACGGATTTTTTGCCAGCTCTGGCATGTCGGCAGAATGTCCCACGCCTCATTGCATGAGGACGGCAAGCCGGTTGCGCCTTCCGCCATCGCGCCTGACGCCAAAGTCTGGATCGTGGGTGAGGACGGAGTGGGACAGATGCTGGATTGCCCCACTCCGCGCGCCCTCAGTCAGGCGGACATCCAGGCGATTATTCGGGACTATCGGCAGGCGGCGCTTAACGCCATGGAGGCGGGATTTGATGGCGTTGAGATTCACGGCGCCAATGGTTATTTGATCGACCAGTTCCTGCGCGCCACCGCCAACCAGCGCGACGATGACTATGGCGGCAGCCTCGACAAGCGAATCCGTTTCGTGCAGGAGGTGGCGCGTACTGTGTGCGACGCCATCGGCTCGCATCGGGTCGGCATCCGCCTATCACCGTTCATTACCCAAAGAGGCATGGACGACCCGGAAGCGCCTGGGGCCATCCTGACGGCGGCGAAAACCTTCGACGAACTAGGCATGGCGTACATTCACCTGGCGGAAGCGGACTGGGACGACGCCCCGCCCGTACCGGACAGTTTTCGCCGCCAATTGCGTGAAACCTTCAGCGGCGCGGTGATCGTGGCGGGCAATTACAACGCCGATAAAGCCAACGCGATCCTCAAGGCGGGCTACGCCGACTATGTCGCCTTCGGACGCATGTTCCTGGCCAATCCGGACCTGCCCTACCGCCTGCAACACAATCTGGAGCTGAACGCCATCAGCGATCCCGCCACCTTGTTCGGCGGCGATGCGGCGGGATATACGGACTACCCCGCCTATAGCGGCGGCGCGTAA
- a CDS encoding pirin family protein has product MNIRRSHERGVANFGWLHSKHTFSFGHYFDPAHMGFGPLRVINQDQVTPGAGFDTHGHSDMEIISYVVSGALEHKDSIGNGSVIVPGELQRMTAGTGIRHSEYNHSRTEGVEFLQIWIYPEQKGLKPGYEQKAFAPESMTGVFRLIGSRDGAQDSVTIHQDVNLYAARLNGAESVSLDIDPQRGVWVQVVKGNVELNGEALTGGDGAALENVSQLTFANADNAEVLVFDMKMQA; this is encoded by the coding sequence ATGAATATTCGCAGATCACACGAGCGTGGCGTCGCCAATTTCGGTTGGCTGCACTCAAAGCATACGTTTTCGTTTGGACATTACTTCGACCCTGCGCATATGGGCTTTGGTCCTCTGCGTGTGATCAATCAGGATCAAGTGACGCCGGGCGCAGGCTTCGATACGCATGGGCACAGCGATATGGAGATCATTTCCTATGTCGTGTCCGGCGCGTTGGAACACAAAGACAGCATCGGCAACGGCTCTGTTATCGTCCCGGGAGAGCTGCAACGGATGACTGCGGGAACCGGCATTCGTCATAGCGAATACAATCATTCGCGGACAGAGGGCGTGGAATTCCTGCAAATCTGGATTTACCCGGAGCAAAAAGGACTCAAACCGGGATACGAGCAAAAGGCGTTTGCGCCGGAATCCATGACCGGCGTTTTTCGTCTGATCGGCAGTCGCGATGGCGCGCAGGACTCGGTGACGATCCACCAGGACGTTAACCTGTACGCCGCCCGTCTTAATGGCGCAGAGTCTGTGTCTCTGGATATCGACCCGCAGCGAGGCGTGTGGGTGCAGGTCGTCAAAGGGAATGTGGAGCTGAACGGGGAAGCGTTGACGGGAGGCGATGGCGCGGCGCTGGAAAACGTCAGTCAGCTCACCTTCGCCAACGCGGACAATGCGGAAGTGCTGGTGTTTGATATGAAAATGCAGGCTTAG
- a CDS encoding TIGR04255 family protein, producing MKRLELDLITPPLVETSFSLQFSRLESLHTGFRGLLWSEYRQDFPIVKRHHELSHEIEKFGIIQRDTPQLRFNTDVPNPRLYFISHKSDKVIQLQQDRFIFNWLKKGNSEYPRFPKLKEEYLEHYTNFTKFLKRESLGEPEIDQVELTYVNHIDADGLSAQEVFVGIVEKHTKIESLELESFALNLKHIISHNGEHIGRIYTTISTAQKESSCDTYYYLKFVARANPLGSSLSDVLLTMDLLSSTINHSFKAMIRDDLLEKWSR from the coding sequence ATGAAAAGGCTCGAACTCGATTTAATTACACCTCCACTCGTAGAGACCTCATTTTCTCTCCAGTTCTCCAGGCTAGAGAGCCTGCATACTGGCTTTAGGGGGCTTCTTTGGAGCGAGTATCGCCAAGATTTCCCTATAGTTAAAAGGCATCATGAGCTTTCACATGAAATTGAAAAATTTGGAATAATCCAAAGGGATACTCCTCAATTAAGGTTTAATACTGACGTACCAAACCCTCGTTTATACTTTATTTCACATAAAAGTGACAAAGTTATCCAATTGCAACAGGATCGCTTCATCTTCAACTGGCTCAAAAAAGGCAATAGCGAGTACCCGAGATTCCCGAAGTTAAAAGAAGAATACCTTGAACACTATACAAATTTCACAAAATTTCTAAAAAGAGAAAGCCTTGGAGAACCGGAAATTGATCAAGTTGAGCTAACCTATGTAAACCATATTGACGCAGATGGTTTGTCAGCTCAGGAAGTATTTGTCGGCATAGTTGAGAAACATACGAAAATTGAGAGTTTGGAGCTAGAGTCTTTCGCATTAAACCTCAAACACATTATTAGTCACAATGGTGAGCATATTGGTCGCATATACACCACAATCAGCACAGCTCAAAAGGAATCTAGTTGCGATACTTACTACTATCTAAAGTTTGTGGCGAGGGCAAATCCATTAGGCTCATCATTAAGCGATGTATTGCTTACGATGGATCTATTGAGCAGCACAATTAATCATAGCTTCAAGGCCATGATACGAGATGATTTATTAGAAAAATGGAGTAGGTAA
- a CDS encoding LysR family transcriptional regulator — MSKIDDIELFVRVVRAGGLAAAGREVGLSPASMTARMNALEARYQTRLLQRSTRSIALTEAGARFYEAGQRVVAEMAQAEAVLLEKEGELRGSLRVTATSDFGRQYVAPALAQFVSLHPQVRPALHLHDGVVNLIEEGFDLAIRYGNLPDSNLIVRPLVADNRRVLCASPAYVESFGLPQTPEDLLGHRCLVMTRFGEMLAEWRFQSDSGWRTLTVEAFLASNDGALIRQWALAGLGIALKSWCDVSRDITEGRLLQLLPDQVVGLHGADAGAVGLQMIYPSRKYTPACVKAFMDYLGEFVTSEAGL, encoded by the coding sequence ATGAGCAAGATTGACGACATTGAGCTGTTTGTCAGAGTGGTGCGCGCAGGCGGACTGGCGGCGGCCGGGCGGGAAGTGGGCCTGTCGCCGGCGAGTATGACGGCGCGCATGAATGCGCTGGAGGCCCGTTACCAGACCCGTTTACTGCAGCGCAGCACTCGTAGCATTGCATTGACCGAGGCGGGCGCGCGCTTTTACGAAGCCGGTCAGCGGGTCGTCGCGGAAATGGCGCAGGCGGAAGCGGTTCTGCTGGAGAAAGAGGGAGAGCTGCGCGGCTCGCTGCGCGTCACCGCCACCTCGGATTTTGGCCGGCAGTATGTGGCCCCGGCTTTGGCGCAGTTTGTCAGCCTGCATCCCCAGGTGCGACCCGCTTTGCATTTGCATGACGGGGTGGTGAATTTGATTGAAGAAGGCTTTGATCTCGCCATTCGTTACGGCAATCTGCCGGACAGTAATCTCATTGTACGCCCACTCGTGGCTGACAATCGTCGCGTGCTTTGCGCGTCGCCGGCTTATGTTGAGTCATTTGGTTTGCCTCAAACGCCGGAAGACCTGCTGGGGCATCGCTGTCTGGTGATGACTCGCTTTGGCGAAATGTTGGCGGAGTGGCGCTTTCAGTCCGACTCAGGCTGGCGAACGCTAACCGTGGAGGCTTTTCTGGCGAGCAACGATGGCGCACTGATCCGCCAATGGGCGTTGGCGGGTCTGGGTATCGCGCTAAAATCCTGGTGCGATGTGAGCCGGGATATAACGGAAGGTCGACTGCTCCAACTGTTGCCGGATCAGGTCGTCGGCCTGCATGGCGCAGACGCGGGCGCAGTGGGGCTACAGATGATCTACCCCAGCCGCAAGTACACGCCAGCCTGCGTAAAGGCGTTTATGGACTATCTGGGAGAGTTCGTAACAAGCGAAGCCGGCCTGTGA
- a CDS encoding alkaline phosphatase produces MKRISRRDFIKVTAAGMGALAISTGLMGCSSDDDGNAPYQVTFSHGVASGDPLSDRVIIWTRALPDDAGAEVSVSWEVADDAGFINLLHTGTTQTSAAQDFTVKVDVLNLQPGATYYYRFTANGATSPAGVTKTLPTVSPEQVKFAVFSCANYPAGHFNVYAEAALHDDLDAVIHLGDYIYEYGAGGYATEDAAAIGRTLPDDNANEILTLADYRKRYALYRSDANLQALHRKTPFITVWDDHEIADDTWKSGAKNHSEGEGEFEDRKIAALQAYFEWMPIRPVVDDNQEIIYRQFQFGDLVSLYMLDTRVLARDKQLDYLDYLDPVSGAFNAPQFSADISDANRTLLGAEQRNWLQNAMAASNATWQVLGQQILMGRMLLPAELLTQLLDPDPNTILPAFAELANIKGRILMGDPSVTDAERARVETVLPYNLDAWDGYAAEREVLFETAKAMNKNLVALAGDTHNAWASDLKTLSGDHVGVEFATASVSSPGLETYLSLPDDATTIAQTELGVTTLVSDLRYLNVNQRGYLLTTFTADEARADWRFVDTVKSPTYQVAAARSVSYKTLPGQNDRKLIAV; encoded by the coding sequence ATGAAAAGAATAAGCAGACGCGACTTTATCAAAGTCACCGCCGCCGGCATGGGGGCGTTGGCGATATCCACTGGTCTGATGGGATGCAGCTCCGATGACGACGGCAATGCGCCCTATCAGGTAACCTTCAGTCATGGCGTCGCCAGCGGCGACCCGCTCAGCGACCGCGTGATCATCTGGACCCGCGCCCTCCCCGACGACGCTGGCGCCGAGGTGTCGGTATCCTGGGAAGTGGCGGACGACGCCGGCTTCATCAACCTGCTCCACACCGGAACCACTCAGACCTCCGCCGCTCAGGACTTCACCGTCAAAGTAGACGTGTTGAACCTGCAACCCGGAGCGACTTATTACTACCGCTTCACCGCAAACGGCGCGACGTCTCCAGCGGGCGTCACCAAAACCTTACCTACGGTCAGCCCGGAACAGGTGAAGTTCGCCGTGTTCTCCTGCGCCAACTATCCCGCCGGACACTTCAATGTATATGCGGAAGCGGCGTTACATGACGACCTGGACGCCGTCATCCACCTGGGAGACTACATCTACGAATACGGCGCCGGCGGTTATGCGACGGAAGACGCCGCCGCCATCGGACGCACGTTGCCGGACGACAACGCCAACGAAATCCTGACCCTCGCAGACTACCGTAAGCGCTATGCGCTATATCGCAGCGACGCCAACCTCCAGGCGCTGCACCGCAAAACCCCATTCATCACCGTCTGGGATGACCACGAGATTGCTGACGACACCTGGAAGTCCGGCGCTAAAAACCACAGTGAGGGCGAAGGCGAGTTTGAGGACCGCAAAATAGCGGCGCTGCAGGCTTACTTCGAATGGATGCCGATTCGGCCGGTTGTGGATGATAATCAGGAAATCATTTATCGCCAGTTCCAGTTCGGCGATCTGGTGTCCCTCTACATGCTCGACACCCGGGTCCTCGCACGCGACAAGCAACTGGACTATCTCGACTATCTGGATCCGGTCAGCGGCGCCTTCAACGCGCCTCAGTTCAGCGCAGACATCAGCGACGCCAACCGTACGCTGCTCGGCGCGGAACAGCGCAACTGGCTGCAGAACGCCATGGCCGCGTCCAACGCCACCTGGCAGGTGTTGGGCCAGCAAATTCTGATGGGACGCATGCTGCTGCCCGCGGAACTGCTGACGCAGCTGCTGGACCCAGACCCCAACACCATCCTGCCTGCTTTCGCCGAGCTGGCGAATATCAAGGGCCGTATCCTGATGGGCGACCCCAGCGTGACGGATGCGGAACGCGCAAGAGTGGAAACCGTACTGCCTTACAACCTGGACGCCTGGGACGGCTACGCTGCGGAACGGGAAGTGTTGTTTGAGACAGCGAAGGCCATGAACAAGAATCTGGTGGCGTTGGCGGGAGACACTCACAACGCCTGGGCCAGCGATCTGAAAACCCTGTCCGGCGACCATGTCGGCGTGGAGTTCGCCACCGCCTCGGTGTCCTCTCCCGGTCTGGAAACTTACCTTTCCCTGCCCGATGACGCGACCACGATTGCCCAGACCGAATTGGGCGTGACCACGCTGGTGAGCGATTTGCGGTATCTGAACGTCAATCAGCGCGGCTACCTGCTGACGACATTCACTGCAGACGAAGCCAGGGCGGACTGGCGTTTCGTCGACACCGTGAAGAGCCCGACCTACCAAGTGGCCGCCGCGCGTTCCGTCAGTTATAAAACATTGCCGGGGCAAAATGACCGCAAGTTGATTGCAGTCTGA